One genomic segment of Mesoterricola silvestris includes these proteins:
- the upp gene encoding uracil phosphoribosyltransferase, with amino-acid sequence MEATVLDHPLCDHKISLLRDRKTPGILFRRVLEELGLILAVECTRHLPTEPVAVETPLERTQGRRLTSLDPVVVPVLRAGLGLLPPFLQLLPTAKVGHLGLYRDHDSLVPVPYYRNFPPLLDQRYVFILDPMLATGGSASEAVRQLKVAGAERITLASVLAAPEGVARLQQDHPDIRIFVAALDRELNDKAYILPGLGDAGDRLFGTL; translated from the coding sequence ATGGAAGCCACCGTCCTCGACCACCCACTTTGCGATCACAAGATCTCTCTGCTGAGGGACCGGAAGACCCCTGGAATCCTCTTCCGGCGGGTCCTCGAGGAGCTCGGCCTCATCCTCGCGGTGGAGTGTACGCGCCATCTGCCGACCGAGCCCGTCGCCGTAGAGACGCCCCTGGAGCGGACCCAGGGGCGCCGCCTCACCTCCCTCGACCCGGTGGTGGTACCCGTCCTCCGCGCCGGCCTCGGGCTGCTGCCCCCCTTCCTCCAGCTCCTGCCCACCGCGAAAGTGGGGCACCTCGGCCTCTACCGGGACCACGACTCCCTGGTGCCCGTGCCCTACTACCGCAACTTCCCCCCCCTCCTGGACCAGCGGTACGTCTTCATCCTGGACCCCATGCTCGCCACGGGCGGCAGCGCCTCCGAGGCCGTGAGGCAGCTGAAGGTCGCCGGCGCCGAACGCATCACCCTCGCCTCGGTGCTCGCGGCGCCCGAGGGCGTGGCCCGGCTCCAGCAGGACCACCCCGACATCCGCATCTTCGTGGCGGCCCTCGACCGGGAACTCAACGACAAGGCCTACATCCTCCCGGGCCTGGGCGACGCGGGGGACCGGCTCTTCGGGACGCTCTAA
- a CDS encoding tetratricopeptide repeat protein gives MTEALKNLPVLMGAMRQEGVSGELILEHNDGVRTLFISRGELIHLKSDAAGEQFGNYLLRQGILDLASLNELLANDERYRIGEKVIQWGMMNLEERDLHLQALQEQIMIHALEHPVLAWTWHAGAMEKRLEQDLHFKLQHRHFIWNTFQESHYLMDLLTILEREQDWRWEGRNDLVESLSDLPLTPGTAYALSFLGADPISFETFRSLSNLEEEAAGRFIITLWALGALALCGGKLPSVSGQEPEEAPPPTPVTPHLPMPPLPRKGPKEFPLIFPPDGGHARIHVPPPLEPPIPLDRAALHPEFLELEPEPNPSLPPPAEDPYGLAAPYEDQPPPPRPEAPRPPGPRPDPFARPDPFAAQAPTPPPSPFQATSPFQQPLPVQPAESPFQKEVPAYVPPPPPPLPLEGPARAKSLVRKARQQVLMDRTVEAIRTLEQAVQLEPDLDVAYDAWLMLGQLRLANPAWSTRSIDALQTASKLRPRAAAPWASMGELYHRKGFEANAAACYRKALELDPCITVPPDVDLDARETDVPAQAPPKGLLGRFRSILGRPEKS, from the coding sequence GTGACTGAGGCCCTCAAGAACCTGCCCGTCCTCATGGGCGCCATGCGCCAGGAGGGCGTGAGCGGGGAACTCATCCTCGAGCACAACGACGGGGTGCGCACCCTCTTCATCAGCCGGGGGGAGCTGATCCACCTCAAGAGCGACGCGGCCGGCGAGCAGTTCGGCAACTACCTTCTCCGCCAGGGGATCCTGGACCTGGCCTCCCTCAACGAGCTGCTGGCCAACGACGAACGGTACCGCATCGGGGAGAAGGTCATCCAGTGGGGCATGATGAACCTGGAGGAGCGGGATCTCCACCTGCAGGCCCTGCAGGAGCAGATCATGATCCACGCCCTGGAGCATCCGGTGCTGGCGTGGACCTGGCACGCCGGGGCCATGGAAAAGCGGCTCGAACAGGACCTGCACTTCAAGCTCCAGCACCGCCACTTCATCTGGAACACCTTCCAGGAATCCCACTACCTCATGGATCTCCTGACGATCCTCGAGCGGGAGCAGGACTGGCGCTGGGAGGGCCGAAACGACCTGGTGGAGAGCCTCAGCGACCTGCCCCTCACCCCCGGCACCGCCTACGCGCTCTCCTTCCTGGGCGCCGACCCCATCAGCTTCGAGACCTTCCGCTCCCTCAGCAACCTGGAGGAGGAGGCCGCGGGCCGCTTCATCATCACCCTGTGGGCCCTGGGCGCCCTGGCCCTGTGCGGGGGGAAGCTGCCGTCGGTATCCGGCCAGGAGCCGGAGGAAGCGCCGCCCCCGACCCCCGTCACCCCCCACCTGCCCATGCCGCCCCTTCCCCGCAAGGGCCCCAAGGAGTTCCCCCTCATCTTCCCTCCGGACGGCGGACACGCCCGCATCCACGTGCCGCCTCCCCTGGAGCCCCCCATCCCCCTGGACCGGGCCGCCCTGCACCCGGAGTTCCTGGAACTGGAACCCGAGCCCAATCCCTCCCTCCCGCCGCCCGCCGAGGACCCGTACGGCCTCGCCGCGCCCTACGAGGACCAGCCCCCGCCGCCCCGGCCCGAGGCCCCCAGGCCACCGGGCCCGCGCCCGGACCCCTTCGCGCGGCCGGACCCCTTCGCCGCGCAGGCCCCCACCCCCCCGCCCTCCCCCTTCCAGGCCACCTCCCCCTTCCAGCAGCCGCTCCCGGTGCAGCCGGCGGAATCCCCTTTCCAGAAGGAGGTGCCCGCCTACGTCCCGCCCCCGCCGCCGCCCCTGCCCCTGGAAGGTCCCGCCCGGGCCAAGAGCCTCGTGCGCAAGGCGCGCCAGCAGGTCCTCATGGACCGCACCGTGGAGGCCATCCGCACCCTTGAGCAGGCCGTGCAGCTGGAGCCCGATCTGGACGTGGCCTACGACGCGTGGCTGATGCTCGGCCAGCTCCGCCTGGCCAACCCCGCCTGGTCCACCCGGTCCATCGACGCCCTCCAGACCGCCTCCAAGCTCCGCCCCCGGGCCGCCGCGCCCTGGGCCTCCATGGGCGAGCTCTACCACCGCAAGGGCTTCGAGGCCAACGCCGCCGCCTGCTACCGCAAGGCCCTGGAACTGGACCCCTGCATCACCGTCCCGCCCGATGTGGACCTGGACGCCCGGGAGACCGACGTCCCGGCCCAGGCGCCGCCCAAGGGCCTCCTGGGCCGGTTCCGCTCCATCCTGGGAAGGCCGGAAAAATCCTGA
- a CDS encoding indole-3-glycerol phosphate synthase TrpC, with amino-acid sequence MLKKVQIFKALDIEIKKQKGPAAVKDAYKGHHSLKEELSQPGISIIAETAGGNPLRGQVREAYRASTHAKSLVENGARAISVATDRFLFFGEDKHLSEVRSAVKVPLIRHDFIFEEYQIEESKILGADAVMLMAALLEPERLAALSKLARAKSLDVIVEVASEADLKRALEADADIVCVLGRDLDTWEPRWEEALSLMKKVPQSRCLRILEAGVCTLQQIQQLEGMGVHGVIVGDALLDEFYPGKRLAQILAGVEVIKKPVKTKGKQEAQQGPAAKGTRPAKAATGVVESDNTKAGGSVTTGKPHSTTQSPQPARKGKKEFPMEHINQPDETSTPVETAAEPVPAKKPAAKKAAPKKPAAKKPAAKKPAAKKPAAKKPAAKKPAVKKAAPKKAAVKKAAVKKAAPKKAVAKKAAPKKAVAKKAAPKKAVAKKAAPKKVVAKKAAPKKVVAKKAAPKKAVAKKPAVKKAVAKKPAAKKATKK; translated from the coding sequence ATGCTGAAAAAAGTCCAGATATTTAAGGCGCTGGACATCGAGATCAAAAAGCAAAAAGGTCCTGCAGCGGTGAAGGACGCCTACAAGGGGCACCACTCCCTCAAGGAGGAGCTGAGCCAGCCGGGCATTTCCATCATCGCCGAGACCGCCGGAGGCAACCCTCTCCGGGGCCAGGTGCGGGAGGCCTACAGGGCCTCCACCCACGCCAAGAGCCTCGTGGAGAACGGCGCCAGGGCCATCTCGGTGGCCACGGACCGCTTCCTCTTCTTCGGCGAGGACAAGCACCTCTCCGAGGTGCGGTCCGCCGTGAAGGTGCCCCTGATCCGCCACGACTTCATCTTCGAGGAGTACCAGATCGAGGAGAGCAAGATCCTGGGGGCCGACGCCGTGATGCTCATGGCCGCCCTCCTGGAGCCGGAGCGGCTCGCGGCCCTCTCGAAGCTCGCCCGGGCCAAGAGCCTGGACGTGATCGTGGAGGTGGCCAGCGAGGCCGACCTGAAGCGGGCCCTTGAGGCCGATGCCGATATCGTGTGTGTACTGGGCCGTGACCTCGACACATGGGAGCCCCGGTGGGAGGAGGCGCTCTCCCTGATGAAGAAGGTCCCCCAGAGCAGATGCCTGCGAATCCTGGAAGCCGGCGTCTGTACCCTCCAGCAGATCCAGCAGCTGGAAGGCATGGGAGTACATGGCGTCATCGTCGGGGACGCCCTGCTGGATGAGTTCTATCCCGGCAAGCGACTGGCGCAGATCCTGGCCGGTGTCGAGGTGATCAAGAAGCCCGTCAAGACCAAGGGCAAGCAGGAAGCGCAGCAAGGCCCCGCGGCCAAGGGCACCAGGCCCGCCAAGGCCGCGACGGGAGTCGTGGAAAGCGACAACACGAAGGCGGGTGGTTCGGTCACTACCGGCAAACCACATTCAACCACCCAATCCCCCCAACCCGCCCGCAAGGGCAAAAAGGAGTTCCCAATGGAACACATCAATCAGCCCGACGAGACCAGCACTCCCGTCGAAACGGCCGCCGAGCCGGTCCCCGCCAAGAAGCCGGCCGCCAAGAAGGCTGCCCCCAAGAAGCCTGCGGCGAAGAAGCCCGCCGCCAAGAAGCCTGCGGCGAAGAAGCCCGCGGCCAAGAAGCCCGCCGCCAAGAAGCCTGCCGTGAAGAAGGCCGCCCCCAAGAAGGCCGCCGTGAAGAAGGCCGCCGTGAAGAAGGCCGCCCCCAAGAAGGCCGTCGCCAAGAAGGCCGCCCCCAAGAAGGCCGTCGCCAAGAAGGCCGCCCCCAAGAAGGCCGTCGCCAAGAAGGCCGCCCCCAAGAAGGTCGTCGCCAAGAAGGCCGCCCCCAAGAAGGTCGTCGCCAAGAAGGCCGCCCCCAAGAAGGCCGTCGCCAAGAAGCCGGCCGTCAAGAAGGCCGTCGCCAAGAAGCCGGCCGCCAAGAAGGCCACCAAGAAGTAG
- a CDS encoding flagellin has product MTSILNNVAAMNASRQLGITGSNLQQTIERLTTGKRINKASDDAAGLAIGNKLSADIKIATQAQRNANDGVSYLQVADGALDSVTQLLTRASQLAQQAQTGTISDSNRANLDAEFQNIIKTMSNIGTNTKFNGQAIFSSTATPTTVSVQAGDYGSLTVSLGAVSTATDSALGLVASTDSLTSSTNAGNVVTKLASALESVSSMRASIGANEAQLSATSDILGVQVQNFTAASSQIMDANIADEVVNLTKFQILNQSGTSALAKSNQSSQQILALLQ; this is encoded by the coding sequence ATGACTTCCATTCTTAACAACGTTGCCGCCATGAACGCCAGCCGCCAGCTGGGCATCACCGGAAGCAACCTCCAGCAGACCATCGAGCGTCTCACCACCGGCAAGCGCATCAACAAGGCTTCCGACGACGCCGCGGGTCTGGCCATCGGCAACAAGCTGAGCGCCGACATCAAGATCGCCACCCAGGCCCAGCGCAACGCCAACGACGGCGTCTCCTACCTGCAGGTCGCCGACGGCGCCCTGGACTCCGTCACCCAGCTGCTGACCCGCGCCTCCCAGCTTGCCCAGCAGGCCCAGACCGGCACCATCAGCGACTCCAACCGCGCCAACCTGGACGCGGAGTTCCAGAACATCATCAAGACGATGTCCAACATCGGCACCAACACCAAGTTCAACGGCCAGGCGATCTTCAGCTCCACCGCCACGCCGACCACCGTCAGCGTCCAGGCCGGCGACTACGGTTCCCTCACGGTCTCCCTGGGCGCCGTCTCCACCGCCACCGACTCGGCCCTGGGCCTCGTCGCCAGCACCGACTCCCTGACCTCCTCCACCAACGCGGGCAACGTCGTCACCAAGCTGGCCTCCGCCCTGGAATCCGTGAGCAGCATGCGGGCCTCCATCGGCGCCAACGAAGCCCAGCTGAGCGCCACCTCGGACATCCTCGGCGTCCAGGTGCAGAACTTCACCGCCGCCAGCAGCCAGATCATGGACGCCAACATCGCCGACGAAGTGGTCAACCTCACCAAGTTCCAGATCCTCAACCAGTCCGGAACGAGCGCCCTGGCGAAGTCCAACCAGAGCTCCCAGCAGATCCTGGCCCTCCTTCAGTAG
- a CDS encoding flagellar protein FlaG — protein MSDPISAAGSQGSSPPAAVYVAAQADSVQGAAKVVPSAPATISTATSKAIQEAAQTSQEATKLDLSPASGLSNKQVNPEMTMEQAAEAFQSYLKSLPSNLQFQPDYQAGIVIFRVVNPVTNKVIRQLPPEEVVQQARTLRMAEQQSHSGILLDKSL, from the coding sequence ATGTCAGATCCCATCAGTGCCGCCGGGAGCCAGGGCTCGAGCCCTCCCGCCGCGGTCTACGTGGCGGCCCAGGCGGATTCCGTCCAGGGGGCGGCCAAGGTTGTGCCCAGCGCCCCGGCCACCATCTCCACGGCCACCAGCAAGGCCATCCAGGAGGCGGCGCAGACCTCCCAGGAGGCCACGAAGCTGGACCTCTCCCCCGCCAGCGGGTTATCCAACAAGCAGGTGAACCCGGAAATGACCATGGAGCAGGCGGCGGAGGCCTTCCAGTCCTACCTGAAGAGCCTGCCCTCGAACCTCCAGTTCCAGCCCGACTACCAGGCCGGAATCGTCATCTTCAGGGTCGTCAACCCGGTCACCAACAAGGTCATCCGGCAGCTCCCGCCCGAAGAGGTGGTCCAGCAGGCCCGCACCCTCCGCATGGCCGAGCAGCAGTCGCACTCTGGCATTCTTCTTGATAAGAGTCTCTGA
- the fliD gene encoding flagellar filament capping protein FliD: protein MTSAISFQGLSTNLPTDQLIAAIINQQSQPMVRMQTQQAVNNTKSTALQTLSTDLTSLSIALDTLGTTGFQGNKVASSDSTGAYVTATASGAAPGQYDLIVKSLATRARLVMPTTMQPNAAIGMGDYTLTDMDGKAFTVTIGASNNSLSGLADAINNAKDANGTAINVNAAVIQTGADGSSQLVLSANNTGQGASGATTFSFTAPTGSTLGAGTSSSQAATNSDFILNGVELRRSSNSVSDAVQGVTFNLNQAQTDLTKTTTLTVTQDQDAATKAMQDVVDKFNTFYKDYKSKTNFTQNEDGSYTKGVFNMDMAVRQMVSQVSSALMGAPSGLPASATFTTAAGVGLKTNQDGTISLDTTAFKAALTKDPHAVSNIFANSATSTSPLLTFIGSGSATTKSPISYSVATVNGVLTGTFQNQKADGSTETNTLTSTNGYFYGLTGTSLEGLSVKASDGASGTLTVSTGISRLVQDLNSSLTSLTPGNIGGLMQDLSASNYTLSQQILQQQDYLARSKASLQKLYANLETTVGQLNAAGQSLSGM, encoded by the coding sequence ATGACATCCGCGATCAGTTTCCAGGGCTTGTCCACCAACCTGCCCACCGACCAGCTCATCGCCGCCATCATCAATCAGCAAAGCCAGCCGATGGTGCGGATGCAGACCCAGCAGGCCGTGAACAACACCAAGAGCACGGCCCTCCAGACCCTCTCCACGGACCTCACCAGCCTTTCCATCGCCCTCGACACCCTGGGGACCACCGGGTTCCAGGGCAACAAGGTGGCCAGCTCCGATTCGACCGGCGCCTACGTCACCGCCACGGCCAGCGGGGCCGCCCCGGGCCAGTACGACCTCATCGTCAAGAGCCTGGCCACCCGGGCCCGGCTCGTCATGCCCACCACCATGCAGCCCAACGCGGCCATCGGGATGGGGGACTACACCCTCACCGACATGGACGGCAAGGCCTTCACCGTGACCATCGGGGCCTCCAACAACAGCCTTTCGGGCCTCGCGGACGCCATCAACAACGCCAAGGACGCCAACGGCACGGCCATCAACGTCAACGCCGCGGTCATCCAGACCGGCGCCGACGGCAGCAGCCAGCTGGTGCTCAGCGCCAATAACACCGGCCAGGGGGCCTCCGGGGCCACCACGTTCTCCTTCACCGCCCCCACCGGCAGCACCCTGGGGGCGGGGACCTCCTCGTCCCAGGCCGCCACCAATTCCGACTTCATCCTCAACGGGGTGGAGCTGCGCCGGTCCTCCAATTCCGTGAGCGACGCGGTGCAGGGGGTCACCTTCAACCTGAACCAGGCCCAGACGGACCTCACCAAGACCACCACCCTCACGGTGACCCAGGACCAGGACGCCGCCACCAAGGCCATGCAGGACGTGGTGGACAAGTTCAACACCTTCTATAAGGACTACAAGTCCAAGACCAACTTCACCCAGAACGAGGACGGTTCGTACACCAAGGGCGTGTTCAACATGGACATGGCCGTGCGGCAAATGGTCAGCCAGGTTTCCAGCGCCCTCATGGGGGCCCCCTCGGGCCTTCCCGCCTCCGCCACCTTCACCACCGCCGCCGGGGTGGGCCTCAAGACGAACCAGGACGGCACCATCAGCCTGGACACCACGGCCTTCAAGGCCGCCCTCACCAAGGACCCCCACGCCGTCTCCAACATCTTCGCCAATTCCGCCACCTCCACCAGCCCCCTCCTGACCTTCATCGGTTCCGGCAGCGCCACCACGAAATCCCCCATTTCGTACTCCGTGGCCACCGTGAACGGGGTCCTCACCGGCACCTTCCAGAACCAGAAGGCCGACGGCTCCACGGAAACCAACACCCTCACCAGCACCAACGGCTACTTCTACGGCCTCACCGGCACCTCCCTGGAGGGCCTTTCGGTCAAGGCCTCCGACGGCGCCTCGGGCACCCTCACGGTGTCCACCGGCATTTCCCGGCTGGTCCAGGACCTCAACTCCAGCCTCACGTCCCTGACGCCCGGCAACATCGGCGGCCTCATGCAGGATCTGAGCGCGTCCAACTACACGCTTTCCCAGCAGATCCTCCAGCAGCAGGACTACCTGGCCCGGAGCAAGGCCAGCCTGCAGAAGCTCTATGCCAACCTCGAGACCACCGTCGGGCAGTTGAACGCGGCCGGCCAGAGCCTCTCGGGGATGTAG
- the fliS gene encoding flagellar export chaperone FliS yields MNPNYGGAAANQYLMQQINGATPEHIMFMLLEGAQKFLIQAVAAIRRRDIATRARMVNRVSSIVEELAIRLDHEGGGELVTNLTRIYDWWLKELFDASQKNQAERLEVLERQIAEMKAAWAELDQRQGTSQQGGLAPQGMVG; encoded by the coding sequence ATGAACCCGAACTACGGCGGCGCGGCCGCCAACCAGTACCTGATGCAGCAGATCAATGGCGCCACACCCGAGCACATCATGTTCATGCTCCTGGAGGGGGCCCAGAAGTTCCTCATCCAGGCGGTGGCGGCCATCCGCAGGCGGGACATCGCCACCCGGGCCCGCATGGTGAACCGGGTGTCCTCCATCGTGGAGGAACTGGCCATCCGGCTCGACCACGAAGGCGGCGGGGAACTGGTCACGAACCTCACCCGCATCTACGACTGGTGGCTGAAGGAGCTCTTCGACGCCAGCCAGAAGAACCAGGCCGAGCGCCTTGAGGTCCTGGAGCGCCAGATCGCCGAGATGAAGGCCGCCTGGGCCGAACTGGACCAGCGCCAGGGCACCTCCCAGCAGGGCGGCCTGGCCCCCCAGGGCATGGTGGGATGA
- the eno gene encoding phosphopyruvate hydratase, whose protein sequence is MKLIDRISALEVLDSRGNPTVLARVRLNDGTIGQAMVPSGASTGSREALELRDGDKKRYLGKGVLGAVQAINTEINDALEGMDPFQQSELDELLLDLDGTENKSNLGANALLGTSMAIACAAANACGQPLYRYLGGASARTLPVPMMNILNGGAHADNNVDIQEFMILPVGAPSFQECVRWCAEVYHNLKGVLKAKKLSTGVGDEGGFAPNLGSNEEALTLIEEAIKKAGFKPGKDFYLGLDCASSEFYKDKGYEIDGSRKTGPQLVDYYAGLVDRHPVLTIEDGCDESDWKNWKLLTTKLSDKIQLVGDDLFVTNPAILAKGIKEGVSNAILIKLNQIGTVTETLKAVDMAHKAGFRAIISHRSGETEDTFIADLVVATGAGQLKTGAPCRSDRVAKYNRLLQIEWELGAAARYAGAEAFGSFLDK, encoded by the coding sequence ATGAAATTGATAGATCGAATTTCCGCCCTCGAAGTCCTGGATAGTCGAGGAAATCCGACAGTATTGGCCCGGGTCAGACTGAATGATGGAACCATCGGCCAGGCGATGGTTCCGTCCGGGGCTTCCACCGGCAGCCGCGAGGCCCTCGAACTCCGGGATGGCGACAAGAAGCGCTACCTCGGAAAGGGCGTCCTGGGCGCCGTGCAGGCCATCAACACCGAGATCAACGATGCCCTCGAGGGCATGGACCCCTTCCAGCAGTCCGAACTGGACGAACTCCTCCTCGATCTGGACGGCACTGAGAACAAGTCCAACCTGGGGGCCAACGCGCTCCTGGGCACCTCCATGGCCATCGCCTGCGCCGCGGCCAACGCCTGCGGCCAGCCGCTGTACCGCTACCTGGGCGGCGCCTCGGCCCGCACCCTCCCCGTGCCGATGATGAACATCCTCAACGGCGGGGCCCATGCCGACAACAACGTCGACATCCAGGAGTTCATGATCCTTCCCGTGGGCGCCCCCTCCTTCCAGGAGTGCGTCCGGTGGTGCGCCGAGGTCTACCACAACCTCAAGGGCGTGCTCAAGGCCAAGAAGCTCTCCACGGGCGTGGGCGACGAGGGCGGCTTCGCCCCCAACCTCGGCAGCAACGAGGAGGCCCTCACCCTCATCGAGGAGGCCATCAAGAAGGCCGGCTTCAAGCCCGGCAAGGATTTCTACCTCGGCCTGGACTGCGCCTCCAGCGAGTTCTACAAGGACAAGGGCTACGAGATCGACGGGAGCAGGAAGACGGGGCCCCAGCTCGTGGACTACTACGCCGGGCTCGTGGACCGGCACCCGGTCCTCACCATCGAGGACGGCTGCGACGAGAGCGACTGGAAGAACTGGAAGCTCCTCACCACGAAACTCTCCGACAAGATCCAGCTGGTGGGCGACGACCTGTTCGTCACCAACCCCGCGATCCTCGCCAAGGGCATCAAGGAGGGCGTCTCCAACGCCATCCTCATCAAGCTCAACCAGATCGGCACCGTCACCGAGACGCTGAAGGCCGTGGACATGGCCCACAAGGCCGGCTTCCGCGCCATCATCAGCCACCGCAGCGGCGAGACCGAGGACACCTTCATCGCCGACCTGGTCGTGGCCACCGGCGCCGGCCAGCTCAAGACCGGCGCCCCCTGCCGCTCGGACCGGGTGGCCAAGTACAACCGCCTCCTCCAGATCGAATGGGAGCTGGGCGCCGCCGCGCGCTACGCCGGCGCGGAAGCCTTCGGCTCCTTCCTGGACAA